The Algoriphagus sp. TR-M9 genome has a window encoding:
- the cas9 gene encoding type II CRISPR RNA-guided endonuclease Cas9 (Cas9, originally named Csn1, is the large, multifunctional signature protein of type II CRISPR/Cas systems. It is well known even to general audiences because its RNA-guided endonuclease activity has made it a popular tool for custom editing of eukaryotic genomes.) translates to MKKILGLDLGTNSIGWSLISQDFEKKEGKIDGMGVRIIPMGQDVLGKFDAGQSFSQTAERTGYRGIRRLYERDNLRRDRLHRVLNVLGFLPEHYADGIDFQKKLGQFKNETEVKLNYRRNELGKNDFLFMNSFHEMVEEFQNARPELFYTKSNGEETKIPYDWTIYYLRKKALREKISKEEFAWLILNFNQKRGYYQLRGEEVEEKRDRRFVVLKVKSVLDSGEKVKGKILYDVVFENGWPYDRQITKIEDWVGRSKEFIVTISTLKSGETKYSYKSVDSEKDWIAIKAKTEQDIEQSGKTVGEYIYDTLLRDPKQKIRGKLVKTVERKFYKSELGKILSKQIELQPALFSVKLYQECIEELYPRNEGHQNRLRGEGFEHLFLEDIIFYQRPLKSQKSNISGCQFESRAFQKKNSETGRIERKIEPIPVISKSHPLYQEFRLWQWIQNLRIFNSEKIENGKLEDVTTHLLPNEDAFVDLFEFLNTKQTIESKQLIDFFVKKKLIEKSQKDKYRWNYVYDDQKKESKKYPMAETRVQFVNRLEKVVGLEEPARFLAEKTSNGNALLSREEQLWHIIYSVSDIEEYKKALTKFACKHEIDQESFLENFIKFPPFDSEYGSYSKKALLKLVPLMRMGRYWSQDIIPQAVRERADSIMERVNALPINKESSDRDNKEALAKVSDDDITKQLVKSFVPLKGKNPLKGLNTFQAAYLVYERHSEIGEVQQWKSPDDIDRYLKEFKQHSLRNPIVEQIVTETLRVVRDIWKYYGNGAGHFFDEIHVELGREMKNPAKKREEIAKRNAENENTNHRIKELLKEMMDDPEVRGDIRFFSPSHQELLKLYEEGVYSSPDVKYDKVSEDEISKIRRNITPSQREIQRYRLWLDQGYISPYTGKTIPLTKLFTHEYEVEHIIPRSRYFDNSLTNKIICESAVNSDKDNQTAFEYFNNKGGSIVGGHQLLSLDQYENHVNRYFRTNRAKLKNLLSLEIPEGFINRQMNDSRYISSLVKGLLSNLVREDGEREATSKNLVPVIGTITSKLKQDWGLHDKWNEIVAPRFKRLNELTQSEDFGNWDSRINAFRIQVPEEFNKGFNVKRIDHRHHALDALVVACTTRNHTHYLSALNAEKENFGLKDKLLIKNEYGHYTKTFLMPWPDFTIETKDALEKTIISFKQNLRVINKANNKFWSYRNEEGELNLDSNGKPKKKLRKQTKGDNWAIRKPLHKETVSGIYRIDTPKGKIATAVRTSLSEIKTDKHLAKVTDERIREVILPNHLAKYRTGEDKPDYERAFSSEGIEDLNKNIRELNNGKCHQPIFKVKMFEVGSKFLVGERGNKTSKYVEAAKGTNLFFAVYWDKGKQKRNFETVPLNEVIAHQKQVAHMPKAQRTPIQPKPELGALLFTLSPNDLVYVPSDEELENGGVRTINSSDKDQIARIYKIVSFTGARLYAVPMSTAKSIANKVEYTQLNKIEFIGEKAICIKLLVDRLGNIIFPNKPTDPDGNPGNGNPVLNEPMAAYKTEKKIQISKSLEDSGNSQLSYWAMQNPNQRFRDFAELMNRFYEFVDPNWKGKKIILDR, encoded by the coding sequence ATGAAAAAGATTTTAGGACTGGATTTGGGGACTAATTCGATTGGATGGAGCTTGATTTCGCAGGATTTTGAAAAGAAGGAAGGTAAGATAGATGGGATGGGTGTAAGGATAATACCCATGGGGCAGGATGTGTTGGGTAAATTTGATGCCGGCCAATCTTTTTCGCAAACTGCTGAAAGAACAGGATATAGGGGGATTCGAAGGTTATATGAGCGAGACAATTTAAGGAGAGATAGGCTACACCGAGTATTGAATGTTTTGGGATTTTTACCAGAACACTATGCTGATGGCATCGATTTTCAAAAGAAGTTGGGTCAGTTTAAGAACGAGACTGAGGTTAAACTGAATTACAGGAGGAATGAATTAGGGAAAAATGATTTTCTTTTTATGAATTCCTTTCATGAAATGGTCGAGGAGTTTCAAAATGCGCGACCAGAGTTATTCTATACAAAGTCCAACGGAGAGGAAACCAAAATTCCCTATGATTGGACTATATATTATTTAAGAAAGAAAGCTCTTCGAGAGAAAATCAGCAAAGAGGAGTTCGCATGGCTGATTCTTAATTTTAATCAGAAGAGGGGTTATTATCAATTGAGGGGGGAAGAAGTAGAAGAGAAGAGAGACAGGAGGTTTGTCGTTCTGAAAGTCAAATCGGTTTTGGATTCGGGTGAAAAAGTCAAAGGAAAGATTCTTTACGATGTTGTTTTTGAAAATGGGTGGCCATATGATCGACAGATCACCAAGATAGAAGATTGGGTAGGGAGGTCCAAAGAGTTTATTGTGACTATTTCGACATTGAAAAGTGGCGAAACTAAGTATTCCTATAAATCGGTAGATTCAGAAAAGGACTGGATAGCCATCAAAGCTAAGACAGAGCAGGATATTGAACAGTCTGGAAAGACAGTTGGTGAATATATTTATGATACACTTTTGCGGGATCCTAAGCAAAAGATAAGGGGAAAACTGGTCAAAACAGTCGAGAGAAAATTTTATAAGTCTGAGCTCGGAAAGATATTATCCAAGCAGATTGAATTGCAACCTGCGCTATTTTCGGTTAAACTGTATCAGGAATGTATCGAAGAGCTATATCCTAGAAATGAAGGTCATCAAAATAGGTTGAGAGGGGAAGGTTTTGAGCATTTGTTTTTAGAGGATATTATTTTTTATCAAAGACCTCTCAAAAGCCAAAAATCTAATATTTCGGGTTGTCAGTTTGAGTCGAGAGCTTTTCAAAAGAAAAACTCCGAGACAGGTAGGATAGAGAGAAAGATTGAGCCTATTCCCGTTATTTCAAAGTCTCATCCTCTTTATCAAGAATTCAGGTTGTGGCAATGGATCCAGAATTTGAGGATTTTCAATTCTGAAAAAATTGAAAACGGAAAACTGGAAGATGTAACCACACATCTATTGCCTAATGAGGATGCTTTCGTGGATCTTTTCGAGTTTTTGAATACAAAGCAAACGATTGAATCTAAACAGTTAATCGACTTTTTCGTCAAAAAGAAATTGATCGAAAAAAGCCAGAAAGATAAGTATAGATGGAATTACGTCTATGACGATCAGAAGAAGGAGTCCAAAAAGTATCCAATGGCTGAGACGAGAGTTCAGTTTGTCAACCGTCTAGAAAAAGTAGTAGGATTGGAGGAGCCTGCCAGATTTCTTGCAGAAAAGACATCAAATGGCAATGCCTTACTGAGTCGAGAAGAGCAGCTATGGCATATTATCTATTCGGTTTCCGATATAGAAGAATATAAAAAGGCCTTGACAAAATTTGCCTGCAAGCATGAGATTGATCAAGAATCGTTTCTGGAAAACTTCATTAAGTTTCCTCCATTCGATAGCGAATATGGAAGTTATTCCAAAAAGGCATTGCTAAAACTCGTGCCTCTGATGCGAATGGGGAGGTATTGGAGCCAAGACATAATTCCTCAAGCTGTCAGAGAACGAGCCGATTCTATCATGGAAAGAGTGAACGCATTGCCGATAAACAAAGAATCATCCGATAGAGATAATAAAGAAGCTTTGGCTAAGGTGAGTGATGATGATATCACAAAGCAATTGGTCAAAAGTTTTGTTCCACTCAAAGGCAAAAATCCTCTTAAAGGGCTGAACACTTTTCAAGCTGCTTACTTGGTTTATGAAAGACATTCAGAAATAGGTGAAGTACAACAATGGAAAAGTCCTGATGATATAGATAGATACCTTAAAGAGTTCAAACAGCATTCATTGAGGAACCCTATCGTGGAACAAATAGTGACCGAAACGCTACGGGTAGTTCGGGATATATGGAAATATTATGGCAATGGAGCGGGTCATTTCTTCGATGAAATTCATGTGGAATTGGGTAGGGAAATGAAGAACCCAGCTAAAAAGCGAGAAGAAATCGCCAAAAGGAATGCAGAGAATGAAAACACCAACCATCGGATCAAAGAACTATTGAAAGAAATGATGGATGATCCGGAAGTAAGGGGAGACATAAGGTTTTTTTCTCCTAGTCATCAAGAACTATTGAAGTTATATGAAGAGGGTGTTTACTCAAGTCCGGATGTAAAGTACGATAAAGTAAGCGAAGACGAAATCTCAAAAATTCGGAGAAACATCACTCCTAGCCAAAGGGAAATACAAAGGTACAGACTTTGGCTAGATCAAGGTTATATCTCTCCCTATACTGGAAAGACTATCCCACTTACCAAGTTGTTTACACACGAATATGAGGTAGAGCATATAATTCCCAGGTCGCGCTATTTTGACAATTCCTTGACCAACAAAATCATTTGTGAAAGTGCTGTAAATTCAGACAAGGACAATCAAACAGCTTTTGAGTATTTCAATAACAAAGGTGGCAGTATAGTCGGTGGCCACCAATTGTTAAGTTTAGACCAATATGAAAATCATGTCAATAGGTATTTCAGAACCAACAGAGCTAAGCTGAAAAATCTATTGAGTCTTGAAATTCCAGAAGGCTTTATCAATCGCCAGATGAATGACAGTAGATATATCAGCAGTCTGGTCAAGGGCTTATTAAGTAACCTTGTGAGAGAGGATGGAGAACGTGAAGCCACTTCGAAAAACTTAGTGCCTGTAATAGGAACTATCACTTCTAAGTTAAAGCAAGATTGGGGCTTGCATGACAAATGGAATGAAATAGTGGCACCGCGATTTAAAAGGCTAAATGAATTGACCCAAAGCGAAGACTTTGGCAACTGGGACTCCAGGATCAATGCTTTCAGGATTCAGGTTCCGGAGGAGTTTAATAAAGGGTTTAATGTGAAACGTATTGATCATAGACATCATGCTTTGGATGCATTGGTAGTTGCATGTACAACAAGAAATCATACCCACTATCTAAGTGCCTTGAATGCTGAAAAAGAGAATTTCGGCTTGAAAGATAAACTTTTAATAAAAAATGAATACGGGCACTATACCAAGACATTCTTGATGCCTTGGCCAGATTTTACGATAGAAACCAAAGATGCCTTGGAGAAAACCATCATTAGTTTTAAGCAAAACCTTCGTGTGATCAATAAGGCAAATAATAAATTCTGGTCCTACCGAAATGAGGAAGGGGAGTTGAATTTGGATTCAAATGGCAAGCCGAAGAAAAAATTGAGAAAGCAAACTAAAGGTGATAATTGGGCAATAAGAAAGCCACTACACAAAGAGACTGTTTCGGGTATTTATAGAATAGATACGCCTAAAGGCAAGATTGCTACTGCTGTAAGGACTTCATTGTCTGAAATCAAAACAGATAAACATTTGGCAAAGGTCACTGATGAAAGAATAAGAGAAGTTATTCTGCCAAATCATCTGGCAAAATATCGGACTGGGGAGGATAAACCAGATTATGAGCGTGCATTCAGTTCTGAAGGCATAGAAGATTTGAACAAGAATATCCGAGAGTTGAATAACGGTAAGTGCCACCAGCCAATCTTCAAGGTGAAAATGTTTGAGGTTGGCTCCAAGTTTCTAGTCGGAGAAAGGGGGAACAAGACATCTAAATACGTCGAGGCTGCAAAAGGGACGAATTTGTTTTTTGCAGTCTATTGGGATAAAGGTAAACAGAAAAGGAATTTCGAAACTGTGCCTCTTAATGAAGTAATTGCTCATCAAAAGCAAGTTGCTCATATGCCTAAAGCACAACGGACTCCAATCCAACCTAAACCGGAATTAGGGGCTTTGCTATTTACCCTTTCACCAAATGATTTGGTTTATGTTCCTTCTGATGAGGAACTTGAAAATGGAGGAGTTAGAACTATTAATTCTTCGGATAAAGATCAAATAGCAAGGATTTATAAAATCGTGAGTTTTACTGGAGCTAGGCTTTATGCGGTTCCAATGTCCACTGCTAAATCAATCGCGAATAAGGTCGAATATACTCAACTAAATAAAATTGAGTTTATCGGTGAAAAGGCGATTTGCATCAAATTGCTTGTTGATCGACTGGGAAATATCATTTTTCCCAATAAGCCAACTGATCCCGATGGAAACCCAGGAAATGGAAATCCAGTATTAAATGAACCTATGGCAGCATATAAAACAGAAAAAAAGATCCAAATCTCAAAATCCTTGGAGGATTCTGGCAACTCCCAATTGAGCTATTGGGCGATGCAGAATCCCAATCAGCGGTTCAGGGATTTTGCAGAATTGATGAATCGCTTTTACGAATTTGTGGATCCCAACTGGAAGGGTAAGAAAATTATTCTAGATCGATGA
- a CDS encoding helix-turn-helix transcriptional regulator encodes MNEKIHHGRNIKRFREMMGIKQEALAFELGEDWSQKKVSLLEQKEEVEEDLLRQVAEILKVPAEAIKSFSEEHAINIISSTLHDNAGSINNQCSLNFNPIDKWVEALEENKKLYERLLESEREKVEIMKRMLEK; translated from the coding sequence ATGAACGAGAAGATCCACCACGGCAGAAATATCAAGAGATTCAGGGAAATGATGGGCATCAAGCAAGAGGCCTTGGCTTTTGAACTGGGGGAGGACTGGTCTCAGAAGAAGGTCAGTTTACTGGAGCAAAAGGAAGAAGTGGAGGAGGACCTGCTGAGGCAGGTGGCCGAGATCTTAAAAGTACCTGCGGAGGCGATTAAGAGTTTTTCAGAAGAGCATGCCATAAACATTATTTCGAGTACTCTTCATGATAATGCAGGATCTATAAATAATCAATGTTCTTTAAATTTTAATCCAATCGACAAATGGGTAGAAGCACTTGAAGAAAACAAAAAGCTCTACGAGCGGCTGTTGGAATCGGAGCGGGAGAAGGTTGAGATTATGAAGAGGATGTTGGAGAAGTAA
- a CDS encoding HEPN domain-containing protein produces MFQLNFKHSPEEIFDSYYEEDINAYLWEMHQSWLLEIAKKDLTDLEISSRLFFFELLITQVNKQMELFHARFNRSMNEKNQELCKALELLIQPKAIYWKKGNDFADFYLLLPNLSPDQHDEVEKTMGFLCSSSSEFHIHSIAYSYLSKQLEEGTPYFWKEFSQTQPVYQSADFKGLPELSKRTWTEIQKKALIRYDSGMKKAEELMKQAQSCKTEMKVFLLHQAAELSLRTILQAWEMQEKKTHEIRVLLRYAGKYIPELTELFQSEEELTFLSLLDKSYSQSRYKPQFNCCTSATEKINAMVGQILNLCLLEREKLSNELLAN; encoded by the coding sequence ATGTTCCAACTTAATTTCAAACACAGCCCCGAAGAAATTTTTGATTCCTATTATGAGGAAGATATCAATGCCTACCTCTGGGAAATGCATCAAAGCTGGTTGCTGGAGATAGCAAAGAAGGATCTTACAGATCTGGAAATCAGCAGTAGGCTTTTCTTTTTTGAATTGCTCATCACACAAGTAAACAAGCAAATGGAGCTGTTTCACGCCAGATTCAATCGCTCCATGAATGAAAAAAACCAAGAGCTCTGCAAGGCATTGGAATTACTCATCCAACCCAAAGCCATTTATTGGAAAAAAGGGAATGATTTTGCGGACTTCTATTTACTCCTGCCTAATCTATCACCGGATCAGCACGACGAGGTAGAAAAGACCATGGGCTTTCTTTGTAGTTCCTCCTCTGAATTTCACATCCATAGCATTGCCTACAGCTATCTGTCCAAACAACTCGAAGAAGGGACTCCATACTTTTGGAAAGAGTTTTCCCAAACCCAGCCAGTCTATCAATCGGCGGATTTTAAAGGCCTTCCCGAACTTTCAAAAAGGACCTGGACAGAGATCCAAAAAAAAGCTCTGATACGCTATGATTCAGGGATGAAGAAAGCAGAGGAATTGATGAAGCAAGCTCAGTCCTGTAAGACAGAAATGAAAGTATTTTTATTGCACCAGGCAGCCGAGCTCTCCCTACGAACTATCCTACAGGCTTGGGAAATGCAGGAAAAGAAAACACATGAAATCCGGGTCTTACTCCGCTATGCCGGTAAATATATCCCAGAGCTTACAGAATTGTTTCAGTCTGAGGAAGAGTTAACCTTCTTAAGTCTTCTTGATAAGTCCTATTCTCAATCCAGATACAAACCCCAATTCAATTGCTGCACATCTGCCACAGAAAAGATAAATGCAATGGTGGGGCAGATCCTAAACCTATGCTTATTGGAAAGAGAGAAGTTGAGCAATGAGCTTCTTGCAAATTGA
- a CDS encoding DUF6266 family protein, producing the protein MATLSDTSVIQPQGKVGGFTFYKLNGKIIMRSLPRAPHKNGTNPTPLQKVYQNRLAEVNDYLRPLSRVLDFGYQNYLDQKTGMNWAHTNVSTKGYNHKANPRINPAFLQISRGSLLGAESPLAFRTEEGISISWKDNSLEGNASEGDSVMILLNQPELQKHIWIKEAGRRNELQALVQLDAVDSENEWEVYLAFHRPLNTKKIIISDSIYLGRV; encoded by the coding sequence ATGGCTACTCTTTCAGATACAAGCGTAATCCAGCCTCAAGGAAAAGTGGGCGGTTTTACTTTCTACAAGCTCAATGGGAAGATCATTATGAGAAGTTTGCCTAGGGCTCCACATAAGAACGGAACTAACCCTACACCATTGCAGAAAGTGTATCAAAACCGACTGGCAGAAGTCAATGACTATCTCCGTCCGCTTTCAAGGGTTCTGGATTTTGGATACCAGAACTATCTTGATCAAAAGACAGGGATGAATTGGGCTCACACCAATGTATCCACCAAAGGATATAATCATAAAGCTAATCCTAGAATCAATCCTGCCTTTTTACAAATAAGCAGGGGAAGTTTATTGGGAGCAGAATCTCCATTGGCTTTCCGAACCGAGGAGGGTATTTCAATATCCTGGAAGGACAATTCACTAGAGGGCAATGCCAGTGAAGGAGACAGTGTCATGATCCTTTTAAACCAACCGGAGTTGCAAAAGCATATATGGATTAAAGAGGCAGGAAGAAGAAATGAGCTACAAGCCTTGGTACAACTTGATGCTGTAGATTCGGAAAATGAATGGGAAGTATACTTGGCTTTTCATAGACCTCTGAATACCAAAAAAATTATAATCTCTGATTCTATTTACCTGGGAAGAGTATAG
- the ettA gene encoding energy-dependent translational throttle protein EttA: MSSEKIIFSMAGVSKIYPPQKKVLKDIYLSFFYGAKIGVLGLNGSGKSSLLKIIAGMDKEFQGQVVWSPGYSVGMLEQEPKLDPGKTVKEVVEEAVSETVGLLKEFEEINEKFMDPALMEDPDAMNKLIERQGEVQEKLDAANAWELDVMLDKAMDALRLPPSDAIVENLSGGEKRRVALCRLLLQEPDVLLLDEPTNHLDAESVHWLEQHLQNYKGTVIAVTHDRYFLDNVAGWILELDRGEGIPWKGNYSSWLDQKQNRLKQEEKTESKRQKTLERELEWIRMTPKARQAKGKARLSAYDKLVGEEAKEKEAKLELFIPPGPRLGAKVIEVNGVSKAYGDKLLFEDLSFALPQGGIVGVIGPNGAGKSTLFKLITGQEKPDSGNFEVGETVQLAYVDQGHDILDPNKSVYETISEGNELMKLGNKEVNARAYVSKFNFGGADQEKKVGVLSGGERNRVHLALTLKEGGNLLLLDEPTNDLDVNTLRALEEALENFGGCAVVISHDRWFLDRICTHILAFEGDSQVVWFEGNFSDYEENKKKRLGDVEPRRIRYKNLK, translated from the coding sequence ATGAGTTCAGAAAAAATCATCTTTTCCATGGCGGGAGTTTCAAAAATTTATCCGCCGCAGAAAAAAGTCCTCAAAGATATCTATCTCTCATTTTTTTATGGTGCCAAAATCGGAGTCCTAGGTCTGAACGGTTCAGGAAAGTCTTCTCTTTTGAAAATCATCGCCGGTATGGATAAGGAATTCCAGGGCCAAGTGGTCTGGTCGCCAGGCTACTCCGTGGGTATGCTGGAGCAAGAGCCCAAGCTGGATCCCGGCAAAACCGTCAAGGAAGTGGTAGAAGAAGCTGTGTCAGAGACAGTAGGATTGCTCAAGGAGTTTGAAGAAATCAACGAGAAATTCATGGATCCTGCCCTTATGGAAGATCCTGATGCCATGAACAAACTCATAGAGCGCCAGGGTGAAGTACAGGAGAAGCTGGATGCTGCCAACGCATGGGAACTGGATGTGATGCTGGATAAGGCCATGGACGCGCTGCGCCTGCCGCCTAGCGATGCCATAGTCGAGAATCTGTCCGGTGGTGAAAAAAGAAGGGTAGCGCTTTGTAGACTCCTGCTGCAGGAGCCAGATGTGTTGCTTCTCGATGAACCTACCAACCACCTGGATGCGGAATCTGTGCATTGGCTGGAGCAGCACTTGCAGAATTATAAGGGAACTGTCATTGCGGTGACCCACGATAGATATTTCTTGGATAATGTAGCCGGTTGGATTCTTGAGCTGGATCGTGGCGAAGGTATTCCCTGGAAAGGAAATTATTCTTCCTGGCTGGATCAGAAGCAGAATAGATTGAAGCAGGAAGAGAAGACAGAGTCCAAGCGTCAGAAGACCTTGGAGCGGGAACTGGAATGGATCAGAATGACACCTAAGGCAAGACAGGCGAAAGGTAAAGCCCGTCTGAGTGCCTATGATAAGCTGGTAGGAGAGGAAGCCAAGGAGAAGGAGGCCAAGCTGGAGTTGTTCATCCCACCAGGACCTAGGTTGGGAGCCAAAGTCATAGAAGTGAATGGGGTGTCCAAAGCTTACGGGGACAAGTTGCTGTTCGAAGATCTTTCATTTGCTTTGCCACAGGGCGGAATAGTAGGTGTGATCGGACCAAACGGAGCAGGTAAATCCACTCTTTTCAAACTGATAACAGGTCAAGAGAAACCGGACTCTGGGAATTTCGAAGTGGGTGAAACGGTGCAGCTAGCCTACGTGGATCAAGGACATGATATACTAGATCCCAATAAGTCGGTTTACGAGACCATATCTGAAGGAAATGAGCTGATGAAACTGGGAAATAAGGAAGTGAATGCCAGAGCCTATGTATCCAAGTTTAATTTTGGAGGTGCTGACCAAGAAAAGAAAGTAGGCGTACTTTCCGGTGGAGAGCGAAACCGGGTTCACTTGGCCTTGACGCTGAAAGAAGGCGGGAATCTCTTGCTTCTCGATGAGCCTACCAATGATTTGGATGTGAACACCCTGCGTGCTCTGGAAGAAGCCTTGGAAAACTTCGGTGGATGCGCAGTAGTCATTTCCCACGATAGATGGTTCCTGGATAGAATCTGTACGCATATTCTGGCCTTTGAAGGGGATTCTCAGGTGGTTTGGTTTGAGGGTAACTTCTCCGACTATGAAGAGAACAAGAAGAAGCGTCTGGGCGATGTGGAACCGAGGAGGATTCGGTATAAGAATTTGAAATAA
- a CDS encoding DUF349 domain-containing protein, translated as MEHPYGYIKENKVYIKGFLGQEDRIIGEVKEDEASTIAYFEGRFDQLKEKVEKLKQDIAENQNKGSFLMKLIHLRESLMQADALGDFVKLIEDLSAQEEYLNEIIQSNRTKNLEIKRALIQEAETKKDDTDWKETTEFYKELKLRWIKTGPVDKEHQEEIETTFNDIVQHFFENRRHFFEGLALQAEENIKVYEALVVQAREAHDFPDAKTAFEISKKIQKEWKSAGKVPAEKRQPLWDEFSRLNNRIFSRYKRTLQSAPQMNPRELMRRVEALTEEIKGLAGKPSSYELIGRAKEIQGEWRKLPARKPREANLLARSFQFFSDIVFEKAFLEKLVHGKYPDFDEKPESEQIQIKTALLKDLLKRDQAELESAQENAENFRVKSNDFDMMMKKKLFGIKRKVDVKNYILKQLSFK; from the coding sequence ATGGAACATCCGTATGGATACATCAAGGAAAACAAAGTCTATATAAAGGGTTTTTTGGGTCAGGAAGACAGAATAATCGGTGAAGTAAAAGAAGATGAGGCCTCTACCATTGCCTACTTTGAGGGCAGATTTGACCAGCTCAAGGAGAAAGTAGAGAAACTCAAGCAAGACATCGCTGAGAACCAAAACAAGGGTTCTTTCTTAATGAAACTCATTCACCTACGTGAATCCCTTATGCAAGCTGATGCACTGGGAGACTTCGTTAAATTGATTGAAGACCTTTCCGCTCAGGAAGAGTACCTCAATGAGATTATCCAGTCCAACCGAACCAAGAACCTTGAGATCAAGAGGGCTTTGATTCAGGAAGCTGAAACCAAGAAAGACGACACCGACTGGAAAGAAACCACAGAATTTTACAAAGAGCTCAAGCTCCGATGGATCAAAACCGGGCCGGTGGACAAAGAGCATCAGGAGGAAATCGAAACCACCTTCAACGACATAGTCCAGCACTTCTTCGAAAACAGAAGACATTTCTTCGAGGGACTGGCGCTACAGGCCGAAGAAAACATCAAGGTGTATGAGGCTCTGGTGGTGCAGGCGAGGGAAGCGCATGACTTCCCAGATGCCAAAACCGCTTTTGAAATCAGCAAGAAAATCCAAAAAGAATGGAAATCCGCCGGGAAAGTGCCAGCTGAAAAGCGTCAACCGCTTTGGGATGAATTTTCCAGGCTGAACAATAGGATCTTCTCCAGGTACAAAAGAACCCTGCAGTCTGCCCCGCAGATGAACCCCCGTGAACTCATGCGTAGAGTGGAGGCATTGACAGAGGAAATCAAAGGACTGGCCGGTAAGCCAAGCAGCTATGAACTGATCGGCCGGGCCAAAGAAATACAAGGTGAGTGGAGAAAACTACCCGCTAGAAAGCCTCGCGAGGCAAATCTGCTGGCCAGATCATTTCAGTTTTTCTCCGACATCGTATTTGAGAAAGCATTTCTGGAAAAACTGGTTCATGGAAAATATCCTGATTTTGATGAAAAACCCGAATCGGAACAAATTCAGATCAAAACTGCTTTACTCAAAGACTTATTGAAAAGAGATCAAGCGGAACTGGAATCTGCTCAGGAAAATGCTGAGAATTTCCGTGTGAAATCCAATGACTTTGACATGATGATGAAGAAAAAATTATTCGGCATCAAAAGAAAAGTTGATGTAAAAAATTACATTTTAAAACAACTTTCTTTTAAATAA
- a CDS encoding DUF2795 domain-containing protein, which produces MYWTLELASYLEDAPWPATKDELIDYAIRSGAPMEVVENLQELEDDGEPYETIEEIWPDYPTKDDFFFNEDEY; this is translated from the coding sequence ATGTACTGGACACTTGAATTAGCTTCCTATTTAGAGGATGCCCCATGGCCAGCCACCAAGGATGAATTAATCGATTATGCCATCCGATCAGGCGCCCCCATGGAAGTAGTAGAAAACTTACAAGAATTAGAAGACGATGGAGAACCTTATGAGACCATCGAAGAGATTTGGCCGGATTATCCTACCAAAGACGACTTCTTCTTCAACGAAGACGAATATTAA
- a CDS encoding LytR/AlgR family response regulator transcription factor, protein MIKTILIDDEPLASSVLREYLEPYPQFEILAVCQDGFQGLKAIQAHQPDLIFLDVQMPKITGFEMLELLEEPPAVIFTTAFDQYALKAFDAMAVDYLLKPFSTARFAKAIEKYLQTRSEERLPAGELGNMAEKSNRLVVRVKNEIKIIPTREVSFFEAEDDYIAIHCPSGKYLKKMTMKSLEEALDPSKFVRVHRSFLVNLNEVSKIEPYERDNHLVLLRGGEKVPVSKTGYGRLRQVLGL, encoded by the coding sequence ATGATTAAAACCATACTCATAGATGATGAGCCCTTGGCTTCCAGTGTTTTGCGGGAGTATCTCGAACCTTACCCGCAGTTTGAAATCCTCGCAGTATGCCAGGATGGTTTTCAGGGCTTAAAAGCAATTCAGGCTCATCAGCCTGATTTAATTTTTCTGGATGTGCAAATGCCCAAAATCACCGGGTTTGAGATGCTGGAGCTGCTAGAAGAGCCACCGGCAGTGATTTTTACCACGGCTTTTGACCAGTATGCCCTGAAGGCTTTTGATGCCATGGCTGTAGATTACTTGTTGAAGCCCTTTTCTACAGCTCGTTTTGCCAAGGCCATAGAAAAATACCTTCAGACCAGATCTGAGGAGAGACTGCCTGCTGGGGAACTTGGGAATATGGCAGAAAAGAGCAATAGATTGGTGGTAAGAGTGAAAAATGAAATCAAGATAATTCCTACCCGGGAGGTCTCATTCTTTGAAGCGGAAGACGATTACATAGCGATCCATTGCCCATCAGGAAAATACCTGAAGAAAATGACCATGAAGTCTCTGGAGGAGGCGCTGGACCCAAGTAAGTTTGTGAGGGTTCATAGATCCTTTTTGGTGAATCTGAATGAAGTAAGCAAAATTGAGCCTTATGAGCGGGATAATCACCTGGTTTTGCTTCGTGGAGGAGAGAAAGTGCCTGTGAGCAAGACTGGCTATGGGAGGTTGAGACAGGTGCTGGGCTTGTAG